A genomic stretch from Myxococcota bacterium includes:
- a CDS encoding ATP-binding protein, whose product MVDAARSFIGRGEELSALAGAVERLARDGIGGLCLIEGDPGIGKTRLARELAESPEASALRVAWGRGWEAGRAPSY is encoded by the coding sequence ATGGTCGACGCCGCGCGAAGCTTCATCGGACGAGGGGAAGAACTCTCCGCCCTCGCCGGAGCCGTCGAGCGCCTCGCGCGGGACGGAATCGGGGGCCTCTGCCTGATCGAGGGAGATCCCGGGATCGGGAAGACACGCCTCGCCCGGGAGCTCGCCGAGAGCCCGGAGGCGAGCGCGCTCCGGGTGGCCTGGGGGCGGGGCTGGGAGGCGGGCCGCGCGCCTTCCTAC